The following proteins are encoded in a genomic region of Thunnus maccoyii chromosome 8, fThuMac1.1, whole genome shotgun sequence:
- the thg1l gene encoding probable tRNA(His) guanylyltransferase, with product MLVGKVFSIRGGVGSCIVRPLARLFTCPSNMAKSKFEYVRNFETDDTCLRNCYIVVRLDGRNFHKFAEQHKFTKPNDDRALGLMSRSAHSVMEELEDIVIAYGQSDEFSFVFKRTSTWFKRRASKLMTHVASQFSSSYVFYWKEFFGEQPLLYPPGFDGRVVLYPSNRNLKDYLSWRQADCHINNMYNTVFWTLVQRGGLTTVQAEDRLKGTLAADKNEILFSEFDINYNNESSLHRKGTTLIWEKRDETVTKRLKLPNEEEKDVHVTRSRRRVQAYHCDIIGEQFWEEHPDILEDDNS from the exons ATGCTGGTTGGAAAGGTCTTCAGTATTCGTGGAGGTGTCGGTTCTTGCATCGTCAGACCCTTGGCTCGTCTGTTTACCTGCCCCAGTAACATGGCCAAGAGCAAGTTTGAGTATGTCCGCAACTTTGAAACTGATGACACCTGTCTAAGAAACTGCTACATTGTTGTGAGGCTGGATGGGCGCAACTTCCACAA GTTTGCAGAGCAGCACAAGTTCACAAAACCCAATGACGACAGAGCCCTGGGACTGATGAGCCGCAGTGCGCACTCAGTCATGGAGGAACTAGAGGATATTGTCATTGCTTACGGTCAAAGTGATgaattcagttttgttttcaagaGGACGTCCACCTGGTTCAAGAGGAGAGCCAG TAAGCTCATGACTCATGTGGCGTCCCAGTTCTCCTCTTCATATGTGTTTTACTGGAAGGAGTTTTTCGGGGAGCAGCCCCTCCTCTACCCCCCTGGCTTTGATGGACGGGTGGTCCTGTATCCTAGCAACCGCAACCTCAAAGACTACCTCAGCTGGAGGCAAGCAGACT GTCACATAAATAATATGTACAACACAGTGTTTTGGACTTTAGTACAGAGAGGAGGACTCACTACAGTCCAGGCAGAGGATCGCTTAAAG GGAACACTAGCTGCGGACAAAAACGAGATCCTGTTCTCAGAGTTTGACATCAACTACAACAATGAATCTTCCCTTCACAGGAAAGGCACCACTCTCATCTGGGAAAAA CGAGACGAAACCGTCACTAAACGCTTAAAACTACCaaatgaagaggagaaggaCGTGCATGTGACACGCAGCAGGAGGAGGGTGCAGGCATATCACTGCGACATTATAGGAGAACAATTCTGGGAGGAACACCCAGACATCCTTGAGGACGACAACAGCTAA
- the adam19b gene encoding disintegrin and metalloproteinase domain-containing protein 19 isoform X2, with the protein MRPGARPAVDAVRSSLCLCFMIILRVEAVYNGENKQKSILEQVQSYEITYPIWLHPLRHRRSANKEYPAKAEVLICAEGQELRLRLERNEQLLAPGYQEIWYTDDGARRSSSPANTGHCLYHGEVLSMKGSSVAVSTCSGLRGLISLNTSVTYLIEPLPVSTDAQQHAVFRAESLHLSKGSCLHHHGNKEHEEGLDGFIHGMMSPRSIRERRDLSQNMKYVELLLVADKAEFEKHGSSRENTQLKLLEAANLVDKYYKALSIRVALIGVEVWNIKDMISVSDNPHSTLAAFLSWRGKNLRRLPNDNAQLITGKSFQGTTIGLAPLKAMCSDYQSGGVNTDHSESAVGVAATMAHEMGHNFGMSHDITGCCQARADDGGCIMAAATGHPFPRVFNACNQKELNSYLTSGGGKCLFNLPNTTAMYGGQRCGNGYLEIGEECDCGEEEECTSPCCNANNCTLKAGAECAHGICCHNCKLKSPGVLCRAPSGPCDLPEYCDGKAESCPANFYLVDGSSCAGGQAYCYTGMCLTLEQQCRSLWGQDGRPAPDLCFQKVNEAGDMYGNCGKDLFGKYRSCKDRDAKCGKIQCLSSASKPIENNAVRIETKIKVGSKSIHCMGTHVYKPGHGNEETQGDTLDPGLVMTGTKCGDDSICFNGECRNASFLRADNCNAKCHGHGLCNNNHNCHCDMGWAPPLCDQRGSGGSVDSGPVISHSSLLPVLLVLPLVLFVVLAAVGLWFYYKHKFHPLKASAPPPTPNSVPVKTKPLHVDSHVIGHANPTFLLKKQESDHLGKSSPHLSPSCPTRPRHAIVRPAVKPPPIPAYAAEKREHQAQIQPDASSQSQYSPQAHTQSSTPFKSPQLAEQRRKDRAPPPPSGPTHPLPSTAPKSRPDPPNRPPPPCPVKPSVEQQHTKGVQLSTNALLRGKAALAPSAGQKKPNRS; encoded by the exons ATGCGTCCAGGAGCGCGTCCTGCTGTCGATGCTGTGCGgtcctctctctgtctatgCTTCATGATCATTCTCCGTGTTGAGGCTGTTTACAATG gagaaaataaacagaagagcATCCTGGAGCAAGTACAGAGTTATGAGATTACTTATCCCATATGGCTGCATCCTCTCAGACACAGGAGGTCCGCCAACAAAGAG TATCCTGCAAAGGCAGAAGTTCTCATCTGCGCTGAGGGCCAAGAGCTGAGGCTACGCCTGGAGAGAAATGA GCAACTGTTGGCCCCTGGATATCAGGAAATATGGTACACCGATGATGGAGCCCGCAGATCCTCCTCTCCTGCCAACACT GGACACTGTTTGTATCATGGGGAGGTTCTGAGTATGAAAGGTTCCAGCGTTGCTGTCAGCACATGCTCAGGACTGAG AGGACTGATTTCTCTGAACACAAGCGTCACGTACTTGATAGAGCCTCTTCCCGTTTCCACGGATGCACAGCAGCACGCTGTGTTCAGAGCCGAGAGTCTCCATCTATCCAAAGGTAGCTGTCtgcatcaccatggcaacaaggAGCACGAGGAGGGGCTTGATGGCTTCATCCATGGAATGATGTCACCAAGGAGCATAAGG GAACGAAGGGACCTGAGTCAGAATATGAAGTATGTCGAGCTGCTGCTAGTGGCAGACAAGGCTGAG TTTGAGAAGCATGGGAGTAGTCGCGAGAACACCCAACTGAAATTACTGGAAGCAGCCAACTTGGTTGACAAG TACTACAAAGCTTTGAGCATCCGTGTGGCATTAATCGGTGTGGAGGTGTGGAACATCAAGGACATGATCAGTGTGTCTGACAACCCGCACAGCACTTTGGCAGCATTCCTGTCCTGGAGAGGCAAAAATCTCCGCAGGCTCCCCAACGACAACGCCCAGCTCATCAC GGGGAAGTCGTTCCAGGGCACCACCATCGGACTGGCACCTCTCAAAGCCATGTGCTCCGACTACCAGTCCGGTGGAGTGAACACG GATCACTCAGAGTCAGCTGTTGGTGTTGCTGCCACCATGGCACACGAGATGGGTCACAATTTTGGCATGAGTCATGATATCACAGGCTGCTGCCAGGCGAGAGCTGACGACGGGGGTTGCATCATGGCTGCCGCTACTGG GCACCCGTTTCCACGTGTGTTCAACGCTTGCAACCAGAAGGAGCTGAACAGCTACCTGACCTCTGGAGGAGGGAAGTGTCTCTTCAATCTCCCAAACACCACAGCCATGTATGGAGGGCAGCGCTGTGGCAATGGTTACCTGGAGATCGGAGAGGAATGTGATTGCGGAGAGGAAGAG GAGTGTACCAGTCCCTGCTGTAATGCCAACAACTGCACTCTGAAAGCTGGAGCTGAGTGTGCCCATGGCATCTGCTGTCATAACTGCAAG CTGAAGAGCCCGGGTGTGCTTTGCCGTGCTCCCTCAGGTCCGTGTGACCTGCCAGAGTACTGCGACGGGAAGGCTGAGTCCTGTCCTGCTAACTTCTATTTGGTGGACGGCTCATCATGTGCAGGCGGGCAGGCTTACTGTTACACCGGCATGTGTCTTACACTGGAGCAACAGTGTCGGTCACTCTGGGGACAAG ATGGCCGTCCGGCCCCTGACCTGTGTTTTCAAAAGGTAAATGAAGCTGGGGACATGTACGGAAACTGTGGCAAAGATCTGTTTGGGAAGTACAGAAGCTGTAAGGACAG GGATGCTAAATGTGGGAAGATCCAGTGTTTAAGTTCAGCTTCCAAGCCCATTGAGAACAATGCTGTTCGCATAGAAACCAAAATCAAAGTGGGCAGCAAGAGTATCCATTGTATGGGAACACATGTGTACAAGCCTGGGCACGGGAATGAGGAGACACAGGGGGACACTCTGGATCCAGGCCTGGTCATGACAGGCACCAAGTGTGGCGATGACTCG ATTTGCTTTAATGGAGAATGCCGCAATGCATCTTTTCTCAGAGCTGATAACTGCAATGCCAAGTGCCATGGACATGGG CTGtgcaacaacaaccacaactgCCACTGTGATATGGGCTgggctcctcctctgtgtgACCAGAGGGGGTCGGGTGGGAGTGTAGACAGTGGACCTGTCATCAGCCACA GCAGTCTCCTTCCAGTCCTGCTGGTCCTCCCTTTGGTTCTCTTTGTGGTTTTGGCTGCTGTTGGGCTGTGGTTCTACTACAAACACAAATTCCACCCGCTGAAAGCTTCTGCTCCACCTCCAACACCAAA TTCAGTCCCTGTCAAGACCAAGCCTCTGCATGTAGACAGTCATGTGATCGGTCATGCCAACCCGACATTCTTGCTAAAGAAACAGGAATCAGACCATCTG GGGAAGTCCTCTCCTCATCTGAGCCCGTCTTGTCCAACTCGGCCCAGACATGCTATTGTGCGTCCAGCTGTGAAGCCTCCTCCCATACCTGCATATGCTGCGGAGAAGAGAGAACATCAAGCCCAGATCCAGCCTGACGCTTCTTCTCAGAGTCAGTACTCACCACAGGCTCACACTCAGTCCAGCACTCCTTTCAAATCTCCACAGCTGGCCGAGCAGAGACGCAAAGACCGGGCTCCTCCGCCACCTTCAGGACCTACCCACCCACTGCCTTCAACAGCACCTAAATCCCGACCGGACCCACCTAACAGACCTCCACCGCCTTGTCCTGTCAAACCATCAGTG gaacagcaacacacaaagGGAGTGCAGCTTTCCACTAATGCCCTGCTGAGAGGAAAAGCGGCTCTGGCTCCATCTGCTGGACAGAAGAAGCCAAACAG ATCTTAA
- the adam19b gene encoding disintegrin and metalloproteinase domain-containing protein 19 isoform X1, whose amino-acid sequence MRPGARPAVDAVRSSLCLCFMIILRVEAVYNAGENKQKSILEQVQSYEITYPIWLHPLRHRRSANKEYPAKAEVLICAEGQELRLRLERNEQLLAPGYQEIWYTDDGARRSSSPANTGHCLYHGEVLSMKGSSVAVSTCSGLRGLISLNTSVTYLIEPLPVSTDAQQHAVFRAESLHLSKGSCLHHHGNKEHEEGLDGFIHGMMSPRSIRERRDLSQNMKYVELLLVADKAEFEKHGSSRENTQLKLLEAANLVDKYYKALSIRVALIGVEVWNIKDMISVSDNPHSTLAAFLSWRGKNLRRLPNDNAQLITGKSFQGTTIGLAPLKAMCSDYQSGGVNTDHSESAVGVAATMAHEMGHNFGMSHDITGCCQARADDGGCIMAAATGHPFPRVFNACNQKELNSYLTSGGGKCLFNLPNTTAMYGGQRCGNGYLEIGEECDCGEEEECTSPCCNANNCTLKAGAECAHGICCHNCKLKSPGVLCRAPSGPCDLPEYCDGKAESCPANFYLVDGSSCAGGQAYCYTGMCLTLEQQCRSLWGQDGRPAPDLCFQKVNEAGDMYGNCGKDLFGKYRSCKDRDAKCGKIQCLSSASKPIENNAVRIETKIKVGSKSIHCMGTHVYKPGHGNEETQGDTLDPGLVMTGTKCGDDSICFNGECRNASFLRADNCNAKCHGHGLCNNNHNCHCDMGWAPPLCDQRGSGGSVDSGPVISHSSLLPVLLVLPLVLFVVLAAVGLWFYYKHKFHPLKASAPPPTPNSVPVKTKPLHVDSHVIGHANPTFLLKKQESDHLGKSSPHLSPSCPTRPRHAIVRPAVKPPPIPAYAAEKREHQAQIQPDASSQSQYSPQAHTQSSTPFKSPQLAEQRRKDRAPPPPSGPTHPLPSTAPKSRPDPPNRPPPPCPVKPSVEQQHTKGVQLSTNALLRGKAALAPSAGQKKPNRS is encoded by the exons ATGCGTCCAGGAGCGCGTCCTGCTGTCGATGCTGTGCGgtcctctctctgtctatgCTTCATGATCATTCTCCGTGTTGAGGCTGTTTACAATG caggagaaaataaacagaagagcATCCTGGAGCAAGTACAGAGTTATGAGATTACTTATCCCATATGGCTGCATCCTCTCAGACACAGGAGGTCCGCCAACAAAGAG TATCCTGCAAAGGCAGAAGTTCTCATCTGCGCTGAGGGCCAAGAGCTGAGGCTACGCCTGGAGAGAAATGA GCAACTGTTGGCCCCTGGATATCAGGAAATATGGTACACCGATGATGGAGCCCGCAGATCCTCCTCTCCTGCCAACACT GGACACTGTTTGTATCATGGGGAGGTTCTGAGTATGAAAGGTTCCAGCGTTGCTGTCAGCACATGCTCAGGACTGAG AGGACTGATTTCTCTGAACACAAGCGTCACGTACTTGATAGAGCCTCTTCCCGTTTCCACGGATGCACAGCAGCACGCTGTGTTCAGAGCCGAGAGTCTCCATCTATCCAAAGGTAGCTGTCtgcatcaccatggcaacaaggAGCACGAGGAGGGGCTTGATGGCTTCATCCATGGAATGATGTCACCAAGGAGCATAAGG GAACGAAGGGACCTGAGTCAGAATATGAAGTATGTCGAGCTGCTGCTAGTGGCAGACAAGGCTGAG TTTGAGAAGCATGGGAGTAGTCGCGAGAACACCCAACTGAAATTACTGGAAGCAGCCAACTTGGTTGACAAG TACTACAAAGCTTTGAGCATCCGTGTGGCATTAATCGGTGTGGAGGTGTGGAACATCAAGGACATGATCAGTGTGTCTGACAACCCGCACAGCACTTTGGCAGCATTCCTGTCCTGGAGAGGCAAAAATCTCCGCAGGCTCCCCAACGACAACGCCCAGCTCATCAC GGGGAAGTCGTTCCAGGGCACCACCATCGGACTGGCACCTCTCAAAGCCATGTGCTCCGACTACCAGTCCGGTGGAGTGAACACG GATCACTCAGAGTCAGCTGTTGGTGTTGCTGCCACCATGGCACACGAGATGGGTCACAATTTTGGCATGAGTCATGATATCACAGGCTGCTGCCAGGCGAGAGCTGACGACGGGGGTTGCATCATGGCTGCCGCTACTGG GCACCCGTTTCCACGTGTGTTCAACGCTTGCAACCAGAAGGAGCTGAACAGCTACCTGACCTCTGGAGGAGGGAAGTGTCTCTTCAATCTCCCAAACACCACAGCCATGTATGGAGGGCAGCGCTGTGGCAATGGTTACCTGGAGATCGGAGAGGAATGTGATTGCGGAGAGGAAGAG GAGTGTACCAGTCCCTGCTGTAATGCCAACAACTGCACTCTGAAAGCTGGAGCTGAGTGTGCCCATGGCATCTGCTGTCATAACTGCAAG CTGAAGAGCCCGGGTGTGCTTTGCCGTGCTCCCTCAGGTCCGTGTGACCTGCCAGAGTACTGCGACGGGAAGGCTGAGTCCTGTCCTGCTAACTTCTATTTGGTGGACGGCTCATCATGTGCAGGCGGGCAGGCTTACTGTTACACCGGCATGTGTCTTACACTGGAGCAACAGTGTCGGTCACTCTGGGGACAAG ATGGCCGTCCGGCCCCTGACCTGTGTTTTCAAAAGGTAAATGAAGCTGGGGACATGTACGGAAACTGTGGCAAAGATCTGTTTGGGAAGTACAGAAGCTGTAAGGACAG GGATGCTAAATGTGGGAAGATCCAGTGTTTAAGTTCAGCTTCCAAGCCCATTGAGAACAATGCTGTTCGCATAGAAACCAAAATCAAAGTGGGCAGCAAGAGTATCCATTGTATGGGAACACATGTGTACAAGCCTGGGCACGGGAATGAGGAGACACAGGGGGACACTCTGGATCCAGGCCTGGTCATGACAGGCACCAAGTGTGGCGATGACTCG ATTTGCTTTAATGGAGAATGCCGCAATGCATCTTTTCTCAGAGCTGATAACTGCAATGCCAAGTGCCATGGACATGGG CTGtgcaacaacaaccacaactgCCACTGTGATATGGGCTgggctcctcctctgtgtgACCAGAGGGGGTCGGGTGGGAGTGTAGACAGTGGACCTGTCATCAGCCACA GCAGTCTCCTTCCAGTCCTGCTGGTCCTCCCTTTGGTTCTCTTTGTGGTTTTGGCTGCTGTTGGGCTGTGGTTCTACTACAAACACAAATTCCACCCGCTGAAAGCTTCTGCTCCACCTCCAACACCAAA TTCAGTCCCTGTCAAGACCAAGCCTCTGCATGTAGACAGTCATGTGATCGGTCATGCCAACCCGACATTCTTGCTAAAGAAACAGGAATCAGACCATCTG GGGAAGTCCTCTCCTCATCTGAGCCCGTCTTGTCCAACTCGGCCCAGACATGCTATTGTGCGTCCAGCTGTGAAGCCTCCTCCCATACCTGCATATGCTGCGGAGAAGAGAGAACATCAAGCCCAGATCCAGCCTGACGCTTCTTCTCAGAGTCAGTACTCACCACAGGCTCACACTCAGTCCAGCACTCCTTTCAAATCTCCACAGCTGGCCGAGCAGAGACGCAAAGACCGGGCTCCTCCGCCACCTTCAGGACCTACCCACCCACTGCCTTCAACAGCACCTAAATCCCGACCGGACCCACCTAACAGACCTCCACCGCCTTGTCCTGTCAAACCATCAGTG gaacagcaacacacaaagGGAGTGCAGCTTTCCACTAATGCCCTGCTGAGAGGAAAAGCGGCTCTGGCTCCATCTGCTGGACAGAAGAAGCCAAACAG ATCTTAA
- the gpr151 gene encoding G-protein coupled receptor 151 has protein sequence MDKLSGNNATVVNSSLDRWQFNERGSYQHLDTGELRVLVPAILGVICVLGVACNLTAMVILFSNAHKGKLSLINSLIFNLMFADGLVLAFTVPFRAASYSKASWSLGWVVCKTADWFLQSCMAAKSFTVAVMAKACYRYVSNPTKQVSIHLGSILVVPFFIWLSACSVTVPHWLFAKLQRGIRGLVCVMMVPPEARDFMFVYVKAYPLGVYCAPLSFALMYFWRAYGQCQRRSSKTQNLRTQIRSRKLTLMLFSLTVAMAILWLPQWVVWVWERHLAEKEIEGAQPLISSPPLLLALSAQLLTFSLSLVNPLIVLSLSEEFREGYRGLWRRLTLRKQLPPKPGPHNPTTLQSPCPRPETSGQPRGERSLQSSSSQGPSREDQPQLEQGRGRGGGGGGKEVDKVSLKDGIVLPDVEQFWHERETGSHTDENDPVPWEHQSKEEKK, from the coding sequence ATGGACAAACTAAGTGGGAACAATGCGACTGTGGTGAACAGCTCCTTAGACAGGTGGCAATTCAATGAACGCGGCTCGTACCAACACCTGGACACCGGGGAGCTGAGAGTCCTGGTGCCGGCTATTCTGGGAGTCATCTGTGTCTTGGGTGTGGCTTGTAACCTCACTGCGATGGTCATCTTGTTCTCCAACGCCCATAAGGGCAAACTGTCTCTCATCAACTCCCTCATCTTCAACCTGATGTTTGCTGACGGGCTGGTGCTGGCGTTCACGGTGCCTTTCCGAGCCGCCTCCTACTCCAAGGCCAGCTGGAGTCTGGGCTGGGTGGTGTGCAAGACGGCCGACTGGTTCCTCCAGTCCTGCATGGCGGCGAAGAGCTTCACAGTGGCTGTCATGGCCAAAGCATGCTACCGGTACGTGTCCAATCCCACCAAGCAGGTGAGCATCCACCTGGGCTCCATCCTGGTGGTGCCCTTCTTCATCTGGCTGTCCGCCTGCTCTGTGACCGTCCCTCACTGGCTGTTTGCAAAGCTGCAGAGAGGGATCCGCGGGctggtgtgtgtgatgatggTTCCTCCTGAAGCCAGGGatttcatgtttgtgtatgtcaaAGCATACCCCCTGGGGGTCTACTGCGCCCCTCTCAGCTTTGCCCTGATGTACTTCTGGAGGGCGTACGGCCAGTGCCAGCGCCGCTCCAGTAAGACTCAGAATCTGCGCACACAGATCCGATCCAGAAAGCTCACCTTGATGCTGTTCAGCCTGACCGTAGCCATGGCCATCCTCTGGCTTCCACAGTGGGTAGTGTGGGTTTGGGAGCGACATTTGGCTGAGAAAGAAATTGAAGGAGCTCAGCCCCtcatctcttctcctcccctTCTTCTAGCTCTCTCTGCTCAGCtgctcactttctctctgtcgcTGGTGAACCCTCTCATCGTCCTCTCCCTCTCAGAGGAGTTCAGAGAGGGCTACCGAGGTCTGTGGAGGCGGCTCACCCTGCGCAAACAACTTCCACCAAAGCCCGGACCTCACAACCCTACCACTCTCCAGTCCCCTTGCCCCAGACCAGAGACCTCAGGCCAGCCGAGGGGGGAGAGGAGCCTCCAATCCAGCTCCAGCCAGGGTCCCAGTAGAGAGGATCAGCCTCAGCTGGAGCAAGGtcggggaagaggaggaggaggaggagggaaagaagtAGACAAGGTGAGCCTCAAAGATGGGATTGTCTTGCCAGATGTGGAGCAGTTCTGGCACGAGAGGGAGACTGGCTCACACACGGATGAAAATGATCCTGTGCCGTGGGAGCACCAGagcaaagaggagaaaaaataa